Proteins encoded within one genomic window of Rhinoderma darwinii isolate aRhiDar2 chromosome 5, aRhiDar2.hap1, whole genome shotgun sequence:
- the PSMG2 gene encoding proteasome assembly chaperone 2 yields MFVPVVGEWSPPGDCALLLPAVSVGNVGQLAIDLIISSLDMPKVGYFYTDCLVPMVGNNPYATNEEHAKELCINAEVYASSDQKLAVLQIRSPLIKKKSRAFSQALTCWIKKCAFTRVVLLSSSHAYQRDDSQLFGTPFRYLVTPALQTLVADAMKTLEWKEMEKMSLYPGMNDDERKISIPGGGFTKRLFEDCCSEGIHMAVVLKFCSEGDNIPDAFSLLDHVNRWLHLLDLPEDVGTTRWKIPSSWRLLFGSGLPSALF; encoded by the exons ATGTTCGTGCCGGTGGTTGGTGAATGGAGCCCCCCAGGAGACTGCGCCCTACTTTTG CCTGCAGTGTCTGTAGGAAATGTTGGACAGCTAGCCATTGATCTGATCATTTCCTCGCTGGATATGCCAAAGGTTGGGTATTTTTATACGGACTGTCTGGTGCCTATGGTGGGTAATAATCCATATGCTACCAATGAAGAGCATGCGAAGGAGCTGTGCATAAATGCAGAAG TATACGCATCATCTGACCAGAAGCTTGCTGTCCTGCAGATCAGATCTCCTCTAATAAAG aaAAAATCTAGAGCCTTCAGCCAAGCTTTAACCTGCTGGATTAAGAAGTGTGCGTTTACCAGAGTAGTTCTCCTCTCCAGCAGCCATGCATACCAACGAGATGACAGCCagctttttgg GACCCCCTTCCGTTACTTAGTCACTCCAGCTTTGCAGACACTGGTGGCCGATGCGATGAAGACATTGGAGTGGAAGGAGATGGAAAAGATGTCTTTGTATCCAGGCATGAATGATGACGAGAGAAAGATTTCCATCCCTGGAGGAGGTTTTACAAAGCGGTTGTTTGAAGACTG CTGTTCTGAGGGCATACACATGGCCGTTGTTCTAAAATTCTGCTCTGAAGGTGACAACATCCCAGACGCATTTTCTCTCCTTGATCATGTTAATAGATGGCTTCATTTGCTTGATCTTCCA GAGGATGTTGGCACAACTCGCTGGAA